The following coding sequences lie in one Spirosoma sp. KUDC1026 genomic window:
- a CDS encoding ABC transporter permease, giving the protein MLRNYLKIAWRNLAKNRVYSFINIGGLAVGMAVAMLIGLWGWDELSFNKSFANYDRIAQVMQQQLFNGHIGTQESIPAPLEAELRTNYGGHSKHLAMTTSPGDRVLSYGDKHLARSGNYMGADMPEILSLHMLKGTRQGLRELNSVLLSASTARALFGDADPIGKLINIEGKADVTVTGVYEDLPFSTEFRDLTFIAPWNLFVSIYPWVKRPLDNHEWGFNAFQLYVQLTDNADMQTVSAQIKNAKLNKVPADDRKYNSTLFLHPMSDWRLYSSWKEGVQTGGYIQYVRLFGLVGIFVLLLACINFMNLSTARSEKRAKEVGIRKAVGSVRSQLVNQFFSESFLVVGLAFVVAVLLTLVLLPWFNTVADKRITFPWSEAPFWLVSLGFVGITGLLAGSYPAFYLSSFQPIKVLKGQGSSWRFRVGGLAAAPRQVLVVIQFTVSLTLIIGTIIVYRQVQHTKNRPLGYDSNGVVMMEMLSPAFYGKYDLLKTELTNADVIQDMAESSSPLTGVWSNDSDFSWPDKDPSLDADFSKIFVTHDFGRTVGWQFREGRDFSRAFTTDSSAIIINEAAVKFMGLKHPIGTVVRWGQTSAPKTKNFTIIGVVKDVLAESPYEPVKQAIYFMDYENANWIVLKLNPARSVSESMAVVEATFKKHVPSAPFVYQFADQEFGKKFASEERIGTLAGGFAVLAIFISCLGLFGLASFTAEQRTKEIGVRKVLGASVLNLWALLSKDFIVLVTIACLIAIPVAYYYLSNWLNGYNYHTELSWWIFAGAALGTLVITLLTVSFQSIKAALINPVKSLRSE; this is encoded by the coding sequence ATGCTCCGCAACTATCTCAAAATCGCCTGGCGCAATCTGGCTAAAAACCGGGTCTATTCATTCATCAACATCGGTGGCTTGGCCGTCGGGATGGCTGTGGCCATGTTGATTGGTTTGTGGGGCTGGGACGAACTCTCGTTCAACAAGTCATTCGCCAACTACGACCGCATTGCTCAGGTCATGCAGCAGCAGCTATTCAACGGGCACATCGGTACGCAAGAGTCTATTCCGGCTCCGCTGGAGGCAGAACTGCGGACCAACTACGGCGGTCATTCCAAGCATCTGGCCATGACCACTTCGCCCGGCGACCGAGTGCTATCGTACGGCGATAAGCACCTCGCGCGGTCGGGCAACTACATGGGAGCTGATATGCCCGAAATCCTGTCGCTACACATGCTGAAAGGCACTCGACAGGGACTACGGGAATTGAACTCGGTCCTGCTGTCGGCGTCGACGGCGCGGGCGCTTTTCGGCGATGCCGACCCAATAGGCAAACTCATCAACATTGAAGGAAAAGCCGATGTGACCGTGACAGGTGTTTACGAAGACCTGCCCTTCAGTACGGAGTTTCGGGACCTTACTTTCATTGCTCCCTGGAACCTGTTCGTCAGCATATATCCCTGGGTGAAGCGGCCACTAGACAACCACGAATGGGGCTTTAATGCGTTTCAACTCTATGTTCAGCTTACCGACAATGCCGACATGCAGACGGTAAGCGCGCAGATTAAAAACGCCAAGCTTAACAAAGTCCCGGCCGACGACCGGAAATACAACTCGACGCTGTTTCTCCACCCGATGAGCGACTGGCGACTGTACTCGTCCTGGAAAGAAGGCGTACAGACGGGCGGCTACATCCAGTACGTCCGGCTGTTTGGGCTGGTTGGTATTTTCGTACTGCTGCTGGCCTGCATCAATTTCATGAACCTGAGCACGGCCCGCTCTGAAAAACGCGCCAAAGAAGTCGGCATTCGCAAAGCCGTCGGGTCGGTGCGCAGTCAGCTGGTGAACCAGTTTTTCAGTGAGTCGTTTCTGGTCGTCGGGCTGGCGTTTGTAGTAGCCGTTTTACTGACCCTGGTCTTGCTGCCCTGGTTCAACACGGTAGCCGACAAACGCATCACGTTCCCCTGGTCTGAAGCCCCGTTCTGGCTGGTCAGTCTGGGCTTTGTGGGTATCACCGGGCTGCTGGCGGGCAGCTATCCCGCTTTTTATCTGTCGTCGTTCCAGCCCATCAAAGTCCTGAAGGGGCAGGGTTCGTCATGGCGGTTCCGGGTGGGCGGTCTGGCGGCTGCGCCACGTCAGGTACTGGTCGTGATTCAGTTTACGGTTTCCCTGACACTGATTATCGGTACCATCATTGTGTACCGGCAGGTTCAGCACACCAAAAACCGACCGCTCGGCTACGACAGTAACGGCGTGGTCATGATGGAGATGCTGTCACCTGCTTTCTATGGCAAATACGACCTGCTAAAAACTGAACTGACCAACGCGGACGTCATTCAGGATATGGCCGAATCGTCGAGTCCGCTGACGGGGGTCTGGTCGAATGATAGCGACTTTAGCTGGCCGGACAAAGACCCTTCACTCGATGCAGATTTCTCGAAAATTTTTGTCACACATGATTTCGGCAGAACGGTAGGCTGGCAATTCAGGGAAGGTCGTGACTTTTCGCGGGCGTTTACCACTGATTCCTCTGCCATTATTATCAACGAAGCCGCCGTTAAGTTCATGGGTCTCAAGCACCCTATCGGCACGGTCGTCAGGTGGGGGCAGACAAGCGCGCCCAAGACTAAAAACTTCACCATTATTGGCGTGGTCAAAGACGTACTGGCCGAGTCGCCCTACGAACCGGTGAAACAGGCAATCTACTTCATGGATTACGAGAACGCCAACTGGATCGTGCTCAAACTCAACCCAGCTAGAAGCGTCAGCGAGTCGATGGCGGTTGTTGAAGCCACGTTCAAGAAACATGTACCGTCGGCTCCGTTCGTGTACCAGTTTGCCGATCAGGAATTCGGTAAAAAGTTTGCGTCGGAAGAGCGCATCGGCACGCTGGCGGGTGGCTTCGCAGTCCTGGCCATTTTCATCTCCTGCCTGGGTTTGTTCGGCCTGGCCTCGTTCACCGCCGAGCAGCGCACCAAAGAAATCGGGGTTCGGAAAGTACTCGGGGCCAGCGTACTGAATCTGTGGGCTCTGCTCTCGAAAGATTTCATTGTACTGGTAACCATCGCCTGCCTGATTGCGATACCTGTCGCTTACTATTACCTGAGCAACTGGCTGAACGGCTATAACTACCATACCGAACTATCGTGGTGGATTTTTGCGGGGGCAGCCCTGGGTACGCTGGTCATTACGTTGCTGACGGTCTCGTTCCAGAGCATAAAAGCCGCGCTGATCAATCCGGTGAAAAGTTTGCGGAGTGAATAA
- a CDS encoding ABC transporter permease — MLRNHVKIALRTFWKNKLFSGLNIVGLGVGMAAVWLMVLYVVNEQSYDRFHTNADRIVRVVQHAQWQGGDLHIAATPAPFAEALKQDYPDVEKTVRFNQEGGGLITAGDKKLDVPAIYFTDPTVFEVFTFPFLYGDPRTALRRPQSIVLTKSVAEKLFGSAGNAVGKVIEFSNHFPNTVTGVIEDVPTNSHLQFGALRSFPDNYTSGWQQAELYTYLLLAKGSEPESRSAKLTGFFPKYLKKEMGDVTYRLELQPLTSIHLHSHLDYEISPNGNARTVSIFAAVAALILLIACINYVNLNTVRALKRTREVGVRKAVGSFRRQLIGQFLTESLLMTLLAGLVSASLVVMALPYFNQLADKSLSLGSWADILLTVVLFSVLIGTLSGLYPALRMSGFRPVPALRGQQSTHQQPVRLRQALVVFQFVTTVALIACSGVVYRQMQFVSQADLGFNKEQVLTFHIDDETVRQRVDALKESLLRSPLIESAAAASNPIGNNNIGGSGMFFEQQDAFGANAQMVQKFLVDPDYLTTLEIGLESGRNFSESFKSDASNAVLINQTLARQLGPRPVGKRVRYFIDQANHTAEARIIGVVKDFHTYSLQHKVEPLVLQMPTAPDKDNLYVRIRAGNVAAALAHIQTVYRTFSPTATLDFHFLDENFSKQYQAEQKQGNVLLTFTILAVFIACLGLFGLVAFAAEQRTKEIGVRKVLGASVASIVALLSRDFLKLVLIAVIIASPIAWYAMHQWLQNFAYKIELSWWLFLLAGLLATGIALLTVSLQSIRAALVNPVESLRSE, encoded by the coding sequence ATGCTGCGTAATCACGTCAAAATCGCACTTCGGACCTTCTGGAAAAACAAGCTGTTCAGCGGTCTCAACATAGTCGGGCTGGGGGTCGGCATGGCTGCTGTCTGGCTCATGGTTTTATACGTGGTCAACGAGCAAAGCTACGACCGCTTTCACACCAACGCCGACCGCATTGTCCGGGTCGTACAGCACGCACAGTGGCAGGGCGGGGATCTGCACATCGCGGCCACACCGGCCCCCTTCGCGGAAGCCTTGAAGCAAGACTACCCGGACGTGGAAAAGACGGTCCGCTTTAACCAGGAGGGCGGTGGATTGATAACAGCTGGCGACAAAAAACTGGACGTCCCCGCCATTTACTTCACCGACCCGACGGTGTTTGAGGTGTTCACCTTTCCCTTTCTATATGGCGACCCGCGTACGGCTCTTCGTAGACCGCAGAGCATCGTACTGACGAAAAGCGTCGCCGAAAAACTGTTTGGCAGTGCTGGCAACGCAGTCGGTAAAGTCATCGAGTTCAGCAATCATTTTCCGAATACGGTGACGGGCGTTATCGAGGATGTACCGACTAACTCGCACCTGCAATTCGGCGCCTTACGTTCCTTCCCCGACAATTATACCAGTGGCTGGCAGCAGGCTGAACTATACACGTACCTGTTGCTGGCAAAGGGCAGTGAACCCGAAAGCCGGTCGGCAAAACTGACCGGTTTTTTTCCAAAATACCTGAAAAAGGAAATGGGCGACGTAACGTATCGGCTGGAACTACAACCCCTGACGTCGATTCACCTGCATTCGCATCTGGACTACGAAATCAGCCCGAACGGCAACGCCCGTACAGTTTCCATTTTTGCCGCTGTAGCCGCGCTGATTCTACTGATTGCCTGCATCAACTACGTCAACCTGAACACAGTCCGCGCTCTCAAACGGACCCGCGAAGTCGGGGTTCGAAAAGCAGTCGGATCCTTTCGTCGGCAACTGATTGGTCAATTTCTGACCGAATCATTGCTCATGACATTACTGGCGGGCCTGGTTAGTGCTAGTCTGGTCGTTATGGCATTGCCGTACTTCAACCAGCTCGCCGACAAGAGCTTGTCGCTGGGCAGCTGGGCTGACATTCTGCTAACGGTTGTACTGTTCTCGGTGCTGATTGGCACACTGAGCGGTTTGTATCCAGCCCTGCGTATGTCAGGTTTTCGACCCGTACCGGCTTTGCGTGGCCAACAGAGCACCCATCAGCAGCCGGTTAGGCTCCGGCAGGCGCTGGTCGTTTTTCAGTTCGTCACCACAGTGGCGCTGATTGCCTGCTCAGGCGTTGTATACCGACAGATGCAGTTTGTCAGCCAGGCGGATTTAGGGTTCAATAAAGAACAGGTGCTTACCTTTCACATCGACGACGAAACCGTCCGGCAACGCGTCGACGCGCTTAAGGAATCACTGCTCCGGAGTCCACTGATCGAAAGCGCAGCTGCGGCCAGCAATCCGATCGGCAACAACAACATCGGCGGTTCAGGTATGTTTTTCGAGCAACAGGACGCGTTTGGGGCCAATGCGCAGATGGTTCAGAAATTCCTCGTCGACCCGGACTACCTGACTACGCTGGAGATCGGTCTGGAAAGCGGCCGTAACTTTTCCGAGTCTTTTAAAAGCGATGCGTCGAATGCCGTGCTGATCAATCAGACGCTGGCCCGACAGCTTGGCCCCCGGCCGGTTGGCAAGCGGGTACGTTATTTTATCGATCAGGCCAATCACACCGCCGAAGCCCGCATCATTGGCGTAGTCAAGGATTTCCACACCTATTCACTTCAACACAAAGTCGAACCGCTGGTGCTGCAAATGCCCACGGCGCCAGACAAAGACAATCTGTACGTTCGCATTCGCGCAGGCAACGTAGCGGCAGCCCTGGCCCACATCCAGACCGTTTACCGAACGTTCTCCCCCACGGCTACGCTAGATTTTCACTTTCTGGACGAAAATTTCTCGAAGCAGTATCAGGCGGAGCAGAAGCAGGGCAACGTGCTACTAACGTTTACGATACTGGCTGTCTTTATTGCCTGTCTGGGTCTGTTCGGGCTGGTCGCATTCGCAGCCGAACAGCGCACAAAAGAGATTGGCGTGCGAAAAGTGCTGGGCGCATCCGTCGCCAGTATTGTCGCTCTGCTTTCCCGCGATTTCCTCAAGCTGGTCCTGATCGCTGTCATAATCGCATCGCCTATTGCCTGGTACGCCATGCACCAATGGCTACAGAATTTTGCCTACAAAATTGAACTGAGCTGGTGGCTGTTCCTACTGGCCGGTCTGCTAGCTACGGGTATCGCCTTACTCACGGTGAGTCTCCAAAGCATCCGGGCGGCCCTGGTCAATCCGGTTGAATCACTACGATCCGAGTAA
- a CDS encoding LytR/AlgR family response regulator transcription factor, producing MPLTAIAIDDEPQALDVIRLHAAKVSFLHLEATFTDAFEAITYLQTHRADLIFLDIKMPDISGVDVVKCLPRNPMVIFTTAYSDYAVQGFELDAVDYLLKPFSLARFLKACMKALDIHTLRSEEDPFIFVKTGYEEEKVRVDDILYLEADGNYLSFVLPTRRLLSRQTMTDALQLLPPGLFVRVHRSYAIAIRKIEKIARQEITVAGGAIPIGASYERTVADIRASLNLP from the coding sequence ATGCCCTTGACCGCTATTGCTATTGATGACGAACCGCAGGCGCTGGACGTAATTCGGCTACATGCCGCCAAGGTGTCTTTCCTGCACCTGGAGGCTACATTTACCGACGCGTTCGAAGCCATTACGTACCTGCAGACGCATCGTGCCGACCTGATTTTTCTGGACATTAAAATGCCGGATATTTCGGGTGTCGACGTAGTGAAGTGTCTGCCCCGCAATCCGATGGTGATTTTCACGACGGCCTACTCCGATTATGCCGTTCAGGGGTTCGAGCTCGATGCGGTTGATTACCTCTTGAAGCCGTTTTCGCTGGCTCGTTTTCTCAAAGCCTGTATGAAGGCGCTCGACATTCATACACTACGTTCGGAGGAAGATCCGTTTATTTTCGTCAAAACGGGTTACGAAGAAGAGAAGGTCCGCGTCGATGATATTCTGTACCTCGAAGCCGACGGCAACTACCTGTCGTTTGTGCTGCCAACCCGTCGCTTGCTCAGCCGGCAGACAATGACCGATGCGTTGCAGTTGCTACCACCTGGTCTGTTCGTTCGGGTGCATCGATCATACGCCATTGCCATTCGTAAAATCGAAAAGATAGCCCGGCAGGAGATTACCGTAGCTGGTGGAGCAATTCCCATTGGTGCGTCGTACGAACGTACCGTGGCCGACATCCGAGCTAGTCTGAACCTACCCTAA
- a CDS encoding biopolymer transporter ExbD, with protein MRAARQRYKLHQVDMAPFVSVAMLLITFFIWMKQLERHKVVSVYRSPIGKAEYYLPLTGILFLLENNRIGYLLYGADSAASYVEIDYSTNGLQRTLRRTALLTNPILAIKPTSQSIIKNLVDVIDALAVNGQIDYMLADQLSGEEQDLLTTYRQYQQRYPQRPVVMKISDHR; from the coding sequence ATGAGAGCAGCCCGCCAGCGATACAAACTTCATCAGGTAGATATGGCTCCATTTGTTAGCGTAGCTATGCTGTTGATTACGTTTTTTATCTGGATGAAGCAGCTAGAGCGGCATAAAGTCGTATCTGTCTACAGGAGCCCTATTGGGAAAGCGGAGTACTATCTGCCGCTCACGGGTATCCTGTTTTTGTTAGAGAATAATAGAATTGGGTACCTTTTGTACGGAGCTGACAGTGCAGCTAGCTACGTCGAAATCGATTATTCTACCAACGGGCTACAACGTACGTTACGTCGTACCGCTTTGCTGACAAATCCTATTCTGGCGATCAAGCCGACCAGTCAATCGATTATTAAAAATCTGGTGGACGTCATTGATGCGTTAGCTGTAAACGGGCAGATCGATTATATGCTAGCGGACCAACTGTCTGGTGAGGAACAGGATTTACTGACAACGTATCGGCAGTATCAACAGAGGTATCCGCAGCGGCCTGTCGTTATGAAAATCTCTGACCACCGATGA
- a CDS encoding sensor histidine kinase, whose product MQEHSLKRYAEPLFLIGLATIYVIRRLLIEVNNLDGMIGLSASGNGIPAGTYWPELGNYDHTLNNNIPLIAGVCLFLGAWSVFRYLAYPRLSEDVSNRTGWLYVGLTVALLLVSTFVYHYLKLYVRYKHLDSGDIFGLRVYSLYRKRTVLADAIGLGILLATYEIIRGYYVYLSDKTRQESLPILRVVGYLLISGITILLVLFAMNLHLPSTLWEGTFRDILLVLGLVIQIHFSQSFIYRNVFSKSADLRAVSPYTLGIFLLAVLVITTVIWEASTRFYYHSLDPIITFSVIVVICSIVIAYGRRVLNWEKTVLQTQVSAKSAELASLRAQINPHFLFNALNSLYATALKENSEKTADGIQKLGDMMRFMLQENNRDRIPLNKEVEYLHNYIDIQRMRVDETHPIEIRVNIQQPNREIYLAPMLLTSFVENAFKHGISLRNPSWIFITLTLDATTLYFKVHNSRHPRPAESTDQYDPEKDQSGVGLDNVRKRLELIYPGRHTLGIQQSEQDYFVSLTLVYW is encoded by the coding sequence ATGCAGGAACATTCACTCAAACGATACGCCGAACCATTATTCCTGATCGGCCTGGCAACGATCTATGTCATACGACGACTGCTAATAGAGGTTAACAACCTTGATGGCATGATCGGCCTGTCAGCTAGTGGCAACGGCATTCCGGCCGGAACCTACTGGCCGGAACTGGGTAACTACGACCATACGCTCAACAACAACATACCACTCATTGCTGGCGTTTGCCTCTTTCTGGGAGCCTGGTCCGTATTCCGCTACTTGGCGTATCCCCGACTATCCGAAGACGTTAGTAACCGCACGGGCTGGCTTTACGTCGGCCTGACGGTTGCGCTCCTTCTGGTAAGTACATTTGTTTACCATTATTTGAAGCTATACGTCCGCTATAAACATCTCGATTCGGGTGACATTTTTGGGCTGAGAGTTTACTCGCTCTACCGCAAACGGACCGTACTAGCCGACGCGATCGGACTGGGTATTCTGCTGGCTACGTATGAAATTATACGGGGGTATTACGTGTATCTATCCGACAAAACCCGTCAGGAGTCACTGCCTATTCTTCGCGTCGTCGGGTATCTCCTAATCAGTGGTATTACTATCTTACTGGTACTATTCGCGATGAATCTCCATCTGCCTTCTACACTGTGGGAAGGTACATTCCGCGACATCCTGCTGGTATTAGGGTTGGTCATTCAGATCCATTTTTCCCAGTCATTCATTTACAGAAACGTATTTAGCAAGTCGGCTGATCTCAGGGCAGTTTCCCCCTACACACTAGGCATCTTTCTGCTGGCAGTCCTTGTCATAACGACCGTTATCTGGGAAGCCAGTACCCGGTTTTATTATCACTCGCTGGACCCAATCATTACGTTTAGTGTCATCGTCGTGATCTGTTCCATCGTGATCGCCTACGGACGCCGGGTACTGAATTGGGAGAAGACCGTTCTTCAAACCCAGGTGTCTGCCAAATCGGCGGAGCTAGCCAGTCTGCGCGCGCAGATCAACCCGCACTTTCTGTTCAATGCATTGAATAGTCTGTATGCGACGGCGCTCAAGGAGAACAGCGAAAAAACGGCCGACGGTATTCAGAAGCTAGGCGACATGATGCGGTTTATGCTGCAGGAAAATAACCGCGACCGTATCCCGCTCAACAAGGAGGTTGAATACCTGCACAACTACATCGACATCCAGCGAATGCGCGTCGATGAAACGCACCCCATCGAAATTCGGGTCAACATTCAGCAGCCCAACCGCGAAATCTACCTCGCCCCGATGCTGCTGACGTCCTTCGTGGAAAATGCCTTTAAACACGGTATCAGCCTGCGAAATCCATCCTGGATTTTTATCACACTCACGCTGGACGCTACGACCCTATATTTCAAAGTTCACAACTCCCGGCATCCCCGTCCGGCCGAATCGACTGACCAGTACGATCCCGAAAAAGATCAGTCAGGTGTCGGACTGGACAACGTTCGCAAGCGCCTAGAGCTAATTTATCCGGGTCGGCACACACTCGGCATTCAGCAGTCGGAACAGGACTATTTCGTCTCACTGACGCTGGTGTACTGGTAA